Within Nitrospirota bacterium, the genomic segment GCGGCCCCAAGCATCTTTCGATCGCTGGCACCCTGTGGCAGGACGGCACGGTGATCGGCACCTTCACGGCGAACCGCGTGACCGGAGGCGGGGCCTGGGGCATGTACCGCGGAACCTGCAGCCTGCTGGGCAGATGCGCGAGAGCGCTGGGCAAGGACGTCGCCGGCTGGCTCAAAACGCCGACACTGGATGCAAAGCTGGGCGACGTGAACTAGCGAAGCAGTTTTCCGTACGCGGCGTGGGATCGGCCTGGAGCATCCATCAGTTCATCTTCCCCTTCACCCGTTTCTTCTTCCTTGCCTCTTCTTCGACTTACCCCAACTGGTTTACCGTCAATCGTCTTTAAAAATGGATACTTACAACAAGCAGCGCTGAATCCATACCGCTGTACATGGTGTGAATTAACATTTTTCTTGACAACTTCCTCATCATTATAATAACATTGCGACCGTACCAAATTGAAACAAACTAATTGCATAACGCAATATTATGTCGCAGGTCGTGATTACGTGCTTTTTTCAATAGAGTGAAGGGGGAAAATCAAAAGCAATGGTACATCGATATTCAATCCTCATTATGGTTCTCATGCTAGCCTTGCTTGGTTCAGCAGGTGTCGTCTCCGCGCAGTATGACATGCATGGTTCTATGCCTGCCTCGTCAACGACCGGAACAGCCATGTCCGGCCACGAAATGCACGGCATGCCTGCATCAACCCCCGCAACGCCCGTCTCGACCACGCCCTGGTGGGTATGGCCCCTCGCCCTGTTCATCGTATCGTTCATTCTCGGCATTCTTGCCGTGCTCGGCGGCGTGGGCGGCGGCGTTCTGTACGTGCCGATCGTGGGCGGCTTCTTCCCGTTCAACCTTGACTTTGTCCGCGGAGCCGGTCTCATGGTCGCCCTTGCCGGCGCGCTCGCCGCGGGTCCGGGGCTCCTGAAGCGAAATCTTGCGAACCTCAGGCTCGCCCTGCCCGTTGCGCTGATTGCATCCGCGGCTGCGATCGTCGGCGCCATGATCGGCCTCGCGCTTCCCCAGAACGTGGTCCAGACAGCCCTCGGCGCGACGATCCTCGGCATCGTGCTTATCATGCTCCTGGCCGGGAAGTCCGATTTCCCCAGCGTGCCGCAGCCGGACAAACTCTCCCAGGCCCTCGGCATCATGGGCATCTACCGCGAGGAGTCCATCGGCAAGGACGTCGAGTGGAACATCCACAAGACCATTCCCGGCCTCCTGCTCTTCATCATCATCGGCATCATGGCGGGCATGTTCGGCCTCGGCGCGGGCTGGGCGAACGTGCCCGTACTGAACCTGCTCATGGGAGCACCGCTCAAGATATCCGTCGCGACGAGCAAGTTCCTGCTCTCGATCACCGACACATCGGCGGCCTGGATTTACATGAACCAGGGCGCGGTCCTGCCCATGATGGTGGCCCCGTCCATCATCGGCATCATGCTCGGCTCCCTCGTCGGCGTCAAGATCCTGGCCAAGGCGAAGCCCAGGGCGATCAAGTGGATGGTGATCGGCCTTCTGCTCTTCGCGGGTCTCCGGGCGCTGCTGAAGGGCCTGAACATCTGGAAGTAGCCGCACAACAGTGAGCGACCACCGATGAGCACCGATAAAATACGTTGAAGGGTTTTCATCGGTGTCATCCGTTCCGATAGTCATTGCATGCATACCAGGGAGGAATCATCATGTCGAATGAAAAGACCAGGGCGAGCGAAGAGCAACTCATCTATGCCAACATTCTGAATATCGGGATGTGGCTCGGCCTCGCCGTGCTGACGATCACGTTCCTGATGTACGCGTTCGGTGTGCTGCCGAACTTTGTGCCGATCAACGACCTCCCGAACTACTGGGGGATGAAGGCGAAGGACTATATCCATACGATGCATGCGCCGACGGGCTGGGGCTGGCTGTCCCTTGTCGGGAAAGGGGACTACCTGAACTTCGTCGGGATCGCCATGCTCGCGGGCCTCACGATCCTGTGCTATCTTTCGATCATGCCGACCCTCACGCGCAAGAAGGACACGGCGTATCTCGTGATCGCCATCGTTGAGGTCGCGGTCCTGGTGCTCGCCGCAAGCGGCATCATGAAGACCGGCGGGCACTGACAGGACCGGACAGCCGGCAAGAGAACATGCACAGTCAGGGCGGCCCATGGCCGCCCTTTTTGTTTGACTTCACCCGTTGCCGCTGATACCATGACGCTCGAATTCCATCCCTGAAGCCTGGTGCACAAAGAACAGGCGGAAAAGTTTTTTTCATCGTGGTGATCTCTTTGTGAAAGAACGCCTCAACCTCCTGCGCGAATTCTCCGTCCCGCTCCTTGCCGGCGTCGCGGCCGCCCTGTCCTGGGCGAACAGCGCGCCCGAGGGCTATCGCCGGTTTCTGAACGGACCGTTCCTCGGTCCCGTCAGTTTCCATTTCCTGACCAACGATATCTTCATGGTCTTCTTCTTCGGCATCGCCGCCGTCGAGATCGCTCAGAGCCTGCTTCCCGGCGGCGATCTTCATCCTCTCAGACGGTCGGTGAATCCCCTGCTTGCCACGGCCGGCGGCGTGATCGGGCCTGCCGTCATCTATCTTGTTCTCAATCATTTTATCGGATCCCCCGGGCTGCGCAGGGGATGGGGGATCCCGACGGCAACCGATATTGCCTTCGCCTGGCTTGCGGCACGCATCGTCTTTGGCTCCGGCCATCCGGCGATCTCCTTTCTGGTCCTCCTTGCCGTTGTCGATGACGGGATCGGCCTCGCCATCATCGCCATCTTCTACCCGGACCCGTTGCTGCCGATCGAACCGGCCTGGCTCGTTCTGGTGATCGCGGGAATGGCGATCGCGTATATTCTCCGGAAGCAGCGCGTCCGCTCATACTGGCCCTATCTGCTCCTGGGGGGTATCCCCTCCTGGACAGGCCTCTTCCGGGCGCACCTGCATCCCGCGCTTGCCCTGGTCTTCATCATTCCGTTCCTGCCGCATGCCCCCTTCGAGACGAAGCATATGTTCGAGGACGACCCGGCCGATCACTCCCCGATCGCGTTGTTCGAACATGAATGGAAAGTGATCGTCGATTTCGGGCTCTTCCTGTTCGGCCTTGCCAACGCGGGAGTGACATTTGCGAGCGTCGGCACAGCCACCTGGCTGGTCCTGGCTGCCCTGCTGGTCGGAAAGACAGGGGGCATCTTCCTCCTGGCGAGCGCGGCCGTGTGGCTGGGGTTCCCCCTGCCGAAAAACATGCATGCGAAGGAACTGCTCCTCGTCGGCATCATTGGCGGATTCGGTTTTACCGTCGCGCTCTTTGTCGCAGGAGAGGCGTTCATCGATCCGGTCCATCAGGGTGCGGCAAAGATGGGGGCCATGCTGAGCTGCGGTTCGGCAGTCATCGCTGTCCTCGCAGCCCGGTTCTTGAACGTAAAAAAGATACAATGATCAACCGTTGCCTTGATGCAATGCGGCGTTTATCGACGCGTCCGGACTGTTCCCGCGATCTGTTCCTGCAACAGGCTCATCAACAGGGAAGCGCATTTTCCCTTGACAGAACACTCTTATTTGTTGTAAATTCCTTTCGTTTTGCATGAGTTTGACTGTGCACGGGCATGAATACTCCCGGGTCAACGTACTTTGAAAATCGATATTACGTCGCAGCGCTTGTTCTGAACGCGAAGAAATTCGCTTTCCCGGATCATGCGCGTGGGTCTGCGTAATGAGCTCAAACTGATCGTTTAAGACATGGACGTCGCGAGTATATTCTCTATAGGGATCATCGGGTTTCTGTTCGGCGCAGCCGCTTCACAGCTTCCGCTCTCGAATATACGCAACTTCAGCTATCTCTTCTCCCTGGCAGGCTCGCTTCTCTTCCTCGCCGCAGGCGGGTACCTTCTCTTTACCCCGGCCTATACGAGCCAGGCGATCATCGTATCATCCTTCTTCAGCTTCGCCTTCCGCGCAGACGCGCTCTCTGCCTTCTTCGTCGTCCTCATATCGCTCATCACCATTGCCGTTTCCTTCTACTCCATCGGCTTTACGCGCGGTATCAAAAATGCCGGCTCCATGGGGTTCTTCTACAACATCCTCATCCTGAGCATGTACGGCGTGGTCCTCTCGGCCAATATCTTTACCTTCCTCGTTTCCTGGGAGACCATGGCTGTTGCCTCGTACTTCCTCGTCGTCTTCGATCGGAACCAGGAGACAGCGAAGGCGGGTCTCTTTACCGTGGTGATGACCCATATCGGGACGGCCTTCATCATAGGGCTTTTCTTCATGCTGATGCACTACACGGGCAGCATGGATTTCCTTTCCATGCGGGCAGCTGCCGCACTCCTTCCGCAGCAGATCAGGTCGCTCATCTTCATCTTCGCCATCATCGGGTTCGGCACCAAGGCCGGCATCATTCCGCTCCATACCTGGATCCCCCGGGCCTATCCCGTTGCACCTTCGAACATCACGCCTCTCATGTCCGGCGTCATGATCAAGACGGCGATCTACGGCTTCCTTCGGATCGCCCTGGATGTGCTGGGTCCGGGTCCGGAGTGGTGGGGAATAACGATCATTGTTCTCGGTGCGATCTCGGCGGTCCTGGGCATCCTCTACGCGATCATGGAGAACGACCTCAAGGTCTTTCTTGCCTATTCGAGCGTCGAGAACGTCGGGATCATCCTTCTGGGGATCGGCGCGTCCATGATGTTCCGGAGCGGCGGAATGCCCGTCCTTTCCGGCTTTGCCCTTGCTGCCGCCCTCTACCATACCCTGAACCACGCGCTGTTCAAGGGACTCCTGTTCCTGGGGGCGGGTTCGGTCGTGAGCGCCACCCGGACAAGGAACATGGAGAAGCTGGGCGGGCTCCTGAAGCTCATGCCCTGGACGGGCCTGTTGTTCCTCGTAGGCGCCCTTGCCATCACCGCCCTTCCGCCTCTGAACGGGTTCGTGAGCGAGTGGCTCACGTACCAGTCCCTGCTGCTCGGCTTCCAGTCGCCCTCCGTTGTCGCGAAGATCGTCTCGCCCCTGGGAGGCGCGGCTTTGGCGCTCACCGGAGCGCTCGTCGCTGCCGGGTTCGTCAAGACCTTCGGCATCACCTTCCTGGGCATGGCGCGCAGCGAACACGCTACCACGGCCCAGGAGTCCTCTCCCTGGATGGTCCTCGGCATGGCGCTCCTTGCCCTTCTCTGCGTCGTTTTCGGAGTCTTTCCGTCAATTCCCGTCGCGATTCTCGGGCCGGCGGTTTTCACCATCACGGGATCCTTTGTCGAACTGCACCGGCAGGGCATCCTGGTAACGCCCGGGGCCACGGCATCGCTCTCCACCCTTGCGCTCGCCGTTGCCATGGTGACGATCTTCATCGCCGTGGTCGCACTCGTGAAGCTTCGGGGCAACGGGAGAAAGACCGTGTATGCCGATTCCTGGGACTGCGGCATCCCAGGCCTCACGCCGCGCATGCAGTATACTGCCACGGCCTTTACCAAGCCGCTCCGCATCATCTACAAGAGGATCTATCTCCCGAGCAGGGACCTGAAGGTCTCCTACCTCATCAAGCCCTTTTTCGTCAGGTCCATCAGGTACGGGGGCCAGATCACTCCGTTCTTCGACCGTTACGTGTATGATCCCGTGACCAGGTTCGTCAACGCCGTCGCCGAAAAGGTGAAGCTGCTGCAGTCCGGGAGCCTGCAGCTTTATCTGGGATACATATTGATAACGCTCATTGTGCTGTTGATCTTTGGCACCTAACGGCCCGGGGTGGCGGCGTAACGCGCCGAATTGTATATTGGAGCTTGGAAACTGGAAATTTGAGGTTTTCGATCAAAATCGTGAAGGTACGCAAAAGAGTGATTACTTTGTTGATTCGCTCCTCGCAGTGGGGCATTAAAATTTTAAATGATCAATCTTCAATTTCCAATCTGAGCAAAGCGAAGCCATGGGCTACTTTCAATTTCTCATAATCATTCTTTTCTCCCCGCTGGTGAACGGGGTGATCAAGAAGGTGAAGGCGAACATGCAGGGCAGAAAAGGCCCGGGCGTGCTTCAGCCCTACTACGACCTCATCCGTCTCTTCAAAAAGGACATGGTGGTCTCGAACGTCACTTCGTGGATATTCAAGGCCACGCCCTCTGTCGTTTTCATCGCAACGATCGTCGCTGCCATGATCGTCCCCGTGGTCACCGTGCTGTCGCCGTACACCATGATGGGCGACGTGATCGCGCTTATCTCCCTGTTCGCCCTGGCCCGGTTCTTCATGGCCCTCGCCGGGCTCGATGCCGGCACCGCTTTTGGCGGCGAGGGGAGCAGCAGGGAAATGACCGTGGCCATCCTCGTCGAGCCCATGATGATGCTCGCGCTCTTTACCGCCGCGATATCTGCCGGTTCGACGAACATCGCGCGTATCGCCGGCGCGCCGGGCGTGGTCTTTTCGCCGTCGCATGTGCTCGCGCTTTCCGCGTTCATGGTCGCGATCATTGCCGAAACGGGGAGGGTGCCGGTCGATAACCCGGACACGCATCTTGAACTGACCATGATCCACGAAGGCATGATCCTGGAATATTCGGGCCGTTATCTGGCGCTCATGGAGTGGGCGCACTTTATGAAGCAGATGGTCCTCTTCACCCTGACCATGGATATTTTCTTCCCCCTGGGGATCGCCCGTGATGGTGACGGCGCGGGGCTCATCGCATCGCTCGGCGGGTATGCTCTCAAAATGCTCGGCATGGCCGTCCTCATGGCTGCGGTGGAGTCCACACGCGCCAAGGTGCGGTTTTTCCAGCTCCCCTCGATCCTCGGCGGCTCATTCGTGCTCGCGTTCCTGTCGCTCGTGACGCACATCATGATGGGGAAATAAACGACCACGCCGCAGCGTGGTCGAATTGAAAATTGAAGATTGGAAATTGGAAATTGTAAAGTGGAAGAACAAGCTAATAGACTTTCCGGGCGGTTATTGGATTATGGTGTGGCGATATTTAAACTCACGATGAAGCTTGACGCTTCATTGCCTGGTAAGCATATTGCCGGTCAGCTATTTCGATCCGGGACTTCCGCAGGCGCTAATTATGAAGAAGCTTGCGGCGCGGCGAGCAGGGCTGATTTCATCCATAAGCTCCAAATCGTCTTGAAAGAACTTCGCGAATCAAATTATTGGTTACGATTGATGCAGAGATCTGACTTAGTAAGTGATGGCAACGTTGACCCTCTCATCGAAGAAACAAAGCAATTGATAAATATCATTGCCAAATCTCTCATCACTTCAAAAAAAGGAAGATAGTCGTGTGTAGAATTTTAAATTTTCAATCGTCGATTTCCAATTTCCAATGGAGCGGAGCGACATGAAAGTCTGGATCGAAGCATTTTCCATAATTGACTTCATCTCCGTTGGCATTCTCCTGACCGCCGTGACATTGAACGCCTTCAAGAGCATCGAGTCCTACGTGAAGGCGTACACGATCAACTCCTGGCTTCTGTCGGGGCTGATCGCCGTGGTGGCTGTCCTCGTGGGTGAGACGCACCTCTACGTCGCCGCGCTGCTCACGCTCACGACGAAGGGCATCCTCATCCCGCTCTTCCTTCGGCGGATCGTGCGCCAGATGCGGGTGACCCACGAGGTGCAGCCCTACATCAGCAACTCGCTCTCGCTCGCCATCTCGGGCATCCTCGTGGCCGTGGTCTACGCGTCGCTCAAGGAAGGCATCTTCGTCACCGGTTTTTCGAGAAACGTGCTCCAGATATCCATCGCGGTTATCCTCATCAGCCTCTTCATCATGATAACGCGGAAGAAGGCGCTCACGCAGGCGATCGGGCTTTTATTCATGGAGAACGGGCTGTTCCTCGCCGGATTTTCGCTGACCTTCGGCATGCCGACGATCATCGAGCTCGGCGTGCTGTTCGACATGCTGATGGGCGTGATCATCCTGGGTGTCTTCGCGATCCAGATCAAACGGGCCTTTGCCTCGGCGGACCTGGACAAACTGACGGTGCTGAAAGGGTAGAGCGGCATCCGACAGGTGTCGAATTGGAAATTGTAGATTGAAGATTGGAAATTGGAAAATGTCGGCGCTTATCGTGCTATGAATCGAAGATTGAATGTTGAAGCTGGAATTCCGAGAATTTGAAATAGTTTTAATTTATCACATTTTAAAATCTTAAATTTCCAATCTTCAATTTCCCATGGAGTGAAACGACTATCGTGATAGCGATTCTTATAATACCCATTGTCACCGCGATCGTCTGCTATCTGCTGAAGCGTCCGCGACTGATCGGCTACGCGAGCCTCGCCGGCGCCGTCAGCCTCGCGCTCTATGCCTTGCCGACGATAACGGAATCGGTGTCCGCGCCGGTCGCGGCCATGGACGGCGCGTTCTCCCTGGACGCGCTCTCGGGCTACATCATGGCGCTCGTCATCTTCCTGAGCCTCGCCTCGGCGATCTACTCCATCAGCTATCTCGAACATGAGCTGGAAACGGGGCTCATAGAGCTCCGGGGGGTCCGGCGGTACTACGGCCTGCTGCACCTCTTCATCTTCACCATGCTCCTCGTGACCATGGCGAACAACCTCGCCATCATGTGGATCGGCATCGAGGCCACGACCATCGTATCAGCGCTCCTCATCGGGCTGGGATTCCACAAGAGGCCGCTGGCGGTCGAGGCCGCGTGGAAGTACATCATCCTCTGCACCGTGGGCATCACCTTCGCGCTCCTCGGCACGTTCATCACGTACTACGCCTCGACGGCGGTCATGGGCACCGAGGGAGCGCTCAACTGGACGGTGCTCAAACAGGTGGCCCCCCGGCTCAATCCCGAGACCATGAAGCTCGCGTTCATTTTTGTGCTCGTCGGTTACGGCACCAAGGCCGGCCTTGCGCCGGTGCACAACTGGCTGCCTGACGCGCACAGCCAGGCGCCGAGCCCCATCAGCGCACTGCTCTCGGGCATCCTGCTCAATACCGCTTTCTACGGCATCATGCGTTTCGTCTCGATCGTCCAACCGTCGACCGGCGAGGTCTTTACCGGCAACCTGCTGATCATCTTCGGCCTCATCTCCATGGGCATCTCGGCCATCTTCATCCTGGTCCAGGAGAACTACAAGCGTCTCCTGGCCTACAGCAGCATCGAGCACATGGGCATCATCTCGCTCGGCGTCGGCATCGGCGGACCCATAGGCATCTACGGCTCGCTCCTTCATATTCTGAACCACGCGCTGGCAAAGCCGCTCATGTTCTTCGCCTCGGGCAGGATCCAGTCGCGCTTCGGCTCCACGAACATTGCGAA encodes:
- a CDS encoding hydrogenase; this encodes MKVWIEAFSIIDFISVGILLTAVTLNAFKSIESYVKAYTINSWLLSGLIAVVAVLVGETHLYVAALLTLTTKGILIPLFLRRIVRQMRVTHEVQPYISNSLSLAISGILVAVVYASLKEGIFVTGFSRNVLQISIAVILISLFIMITRKKALTQAIGLLFMENGLFLAGFSLTFGMPTIIELGVLFDMLMGVIILGVFAIQIKRAFASADLDKLTVLKG
- a CDS encoding hydrogenase 4 subunit F, with the protein product MIAILIIPIVTAIVCYLLKRPRLIGYASLAGAVSLALYALPTITESVSAPVAAMDGAFSLDALSGYIMALVIFLSLASAIYSISYLEHELETGLIELRGVRRYYGLLHLFIFTMLLVTMANNLAIMWIGIEATTIVSALLIGLGFHKRPLAVEAAWKYIILCTVGITFALLGTFITYYASTAVMGTEGALNWTVLKQVAPRLNPETMKLAFIFVLVGYGTKAGLAPVHNWLPDAHSQAPSPISALLSGILLNTAFYGIMRFVSIVQPSTGEVFTGNLLIIFGLISMGISAIFILVQENYKRLLAYSSIEHMGIISLGVGIGGPIGIYGSLLHILNHALAKPLMFFASGRIQSRFGSTNIANVSGVLSSMPLLGTLTFIGALSLSGTPPFNIFVSEFTVLKAGVDKGLWPVVAIFLLFVVIVFYGVLSGFGKMLFGRPDTANRSAERHHPAAGLNAGNVLSTGIMIVMAILVIVMGFNVPAFIDATIRTCVQVVGVK
- a CDS encoding sulfite exporter TauE/SafE family protein, yielding MSGHEMHGMPASTPATPVSTTPWWVWPLALFIVSFILGILAVLGGVGGGVLYVPIVGGFFPFNLDFVRGAGLMVALAGALAAGPGLLKRNLANLRLALPVALIASAAAIVGAMIGLALPQNVVQTALGATILGIVLIMLLAGKSDFPSVPQPDKLSQALGIMGIYREESIGKDVEWNIHKTIPGLLLFIIIGIMAGMFGLGAGWANVPVLNLLMGAPLKISVATSKFLLSITDTSAAWIYMNQGAVLPMMVAPSIIGIMLGSLVGVKILAKAKPRAIKWMVIGLLLFAGLRALLKGLNIWK
- a CDS encoding four helix bundle protein; amino-acid sequence: MEEQANRLSGRLLDYGVAIFKLTMKLDASLPGKHIAGQLFRSGTSAGANYEEACGAASRADFIHKLQIVLKELRESNYWLRLMQRSDLVSDGNVDPLIEETKQLINIIAKSLITSKKGR
- a CDS encoding Na+/H+ antiporter NhaA; amino-acid sequence: MKERLNLLREFSVPLLAGVAAALSWANSAPEGYRRFLNGPFLGPVSFHFLTNDIFMVFFFGIAAVEIAQSLLPGGDLHPLRRSVNPLLATAGGVIGPAVIYLVLNHFIGSPGLRRGWGIPTATDIAFAWLAARIVFGSGHPAISFLVLLAVVDDGIGLAIIAIFYPDPLLPIEPAWLVLVIAGMAIAYILRKQRVRSYWPYLLLGGIPSWTGLFRAHLHPALALVFIIPFLPHAPFETKHMFEDDPADHSPIALFEHEWKVIVDFGLFLFGLANAGVTFASVGTATWLVLAALLVGKTGGIFLLASAAVWLGFPLPKNMHAKELLLVGIIGGFGFTVALFVAGEAFIDPVHQGAAKMGAMLSCGSAVIAVLAARFLNVKKIQ
- the hyfB gene encoding hydrogenase 4 subunit B — its product is MDVASIFSIGIIGFLFGAAASQLPLSNIRNFSYLFSLAGSLLFLAAGGYLLFTPAYTSQAIIVSSFFSFAFRADALSAFFVVLISLITIAVSFYSIGFTRGIKNAGSMGFFYNILILSMYGVVLSANIFTFLVSWETMAVASYFLVVFDRNQETAKAGLFTVVMTHIGTAFIIGLFFMLMHYTGSMDFLSMRAAAALLPQQIRSLIFIFAIIGFGTKAGIIPLHTWIPRAYPVAPSNITPLMSGVMIKTAIYGFLRIALDVLGPGPEWWGITIIVLGAISAVLGILYAIMENDLKVFLAYSSVENVGIILLGIGASMMFRSGGMPVLSGFALAAALYHTLNHALFKGLLFLGAGSVVSATRTRNMEKLGGLLKLMPWTGLLFLVGALAITALPPLNGFVSEWLTYQSLLLGFQSPSVVAKIVSPLGGAALALTGALVAAGFVKTFGITFLGMARSEHATTAQESSPWMVLGMALLALLCVVFGVFPSIPVAILGPAVFTITGSFVELHRQGILVTPGATASLSTLALAVAMVTIFIAVVALVKLRGNGRKTVYADSWDCGIPGLTPRMQYTATAFTKPLRIIYKRIYLPSRDLKVSYLIKPFFVRSIRYGGQITPFFDRYVYDPVTRFVNAVAEKVKLLQSGSLQLYLGYILITLIVLLIFGT
- a CDS encoding NADH-quinone oxidoreductase subunit H, translated to MGYFQFLIIILFSPLVNGVIKKVKANMQGRKGPGVLQPYYDLIRLFKKDMVVSNVTSWIFKATPSVVFIATIVAAMIVPVVTVLSPYTMMGDVIALISLFALARFFMALAGLDAGTAFGGEGSSREMTVAILVEPMMMLALFTAAISAGSTNIARIAGAPGVVFSPSHVLALSAFMVAIIAETGRVPVDNPDTHLELTMIHEGMILEYSGRYLALMEWAHFMKQMVLFTLTMDIFFPLGIARDGDGAGLIASLGGYALKMLGMAVLMAAVESTRAKVRFFQLPSILGGSFVLAFLSLVTHIMMGK